A single window of Streptomyces xanthii DNA harbors:
- the gdhA gene encoding NADP-specific glutamate dehydrogenase has translation MTTRSETQSLLDDLLAEIEHRNPAQPEFHQAAHEVLETLAPVLAARPEYGQAGLVERLVEPERQVMFRVPWQDDKGRVHVNRGFRVEFNSALGPYKGGLRFHPSVNLGVIKFLGFEQIFKNALTGLGIGGGKGGSDFDPHGRSDAEVMRFCQSFMTELYRHIGEHTDVPAGDIGVGGREIGYLFGQYRRITNRWEAGVLTGKGQGWGGSLIRPEATGYGNVLFAAAMLRERGEDLEGQTAVVSGSGNVAIYTIEKLAALGANAITCSDSSGYVVDEKGIDLELLKQIKEVERGRVDTYAERRGASARFVPKGRVWEVPADIALPSATQNELDENDAAALIRNGVKAVSEGANMPTTPEAVHLLQRAGVAFGPGKAANAGGVAVSALEMAQNHARTSWTAERVEDELAGIMNDIHATCHETAECYGAPGDYVTGANIAGFERVADAMLAQGVI, from the coding sequence GTGACGACTCGCTCCGAGACCCAGTCCCTCCTCGACGACCTTCTCGCGGAGATCGAACACCGCAATCCCGCCCAGCCCGAGTTCCACCAGGCCGCCCACGAGGTCCTGGAGACGCTCGCGCCGGTGCTCGCGGCCCGCCCCGAGTACGGGCAGGCCGGACTCGTGGAGCGGCTCGTCGAGCCCGAGCGCCAGGTCATGTTCCGGGTGCCGTGGCAGGACGACAAGGGCCGCGTGCACGTCAACCGCGGCTTCCGCGTCGAGTTCAACAGCGCGCTCGGCCCGTACAAGGGCGGTCTGCGCTTCCACCCCTCGGTGAACCTGGGCGTCATCAAGTTCCTGGGCTTCGAGCAGATCTTCAAGAACGCGCTGACCGGGCTCGGCATCGGCGGCGGCAAGGGCGGCAGCGACTTCGACCCGCACGGGCGCAGCGACGCCGAGGTCATGCGGTTCTGCCAGTCCTTCATGACGGAGCTGTACCGGCACATCGGCGAGCACACGGACGTGCCGGCCGGTGACATCGGCGTCGGCGGCCGCGAGATCGGCTACCTGTTCGGCCAGTACCGGCGCATCACCAACCGCTGGGAGGCCGGCGTCCTCACCGGCAAGGGCCAGGGCTGGGGCGGCTCGCTGATCCGTCCGGAGGCGACCGGCTACGGCAACGTGCTGTTCGCGGCGGCCATGCTGCGCGAGCGAGGCGAGGACCTTGAGGGGCAGACCGCGGTCGTGTCCGGCTCCGGCAACGTCGCAATCTACACGATCGAGAAGCTGGCCGCGCTCGGCGCCAACGCGATCACCTGCTCCGACTCGTCCGGCTACGTCGTCGACGAGAAGGGCATCGACCTGGAGCTGCTCAAGCAGATCAAGGAGGTCGAGCGGGGCCGCGTCGACACGTACGCGGAGCGCCGGGGCGCCTCGGCGCGCTTCGTGCCCAAGGGGCGGGTCTGGGAGGTGCCGGCCGACATCGCGCTGCCGTCCGCCACCCAGAACGAGCTGGACGAGAACGACGCGGCGGCCCTGATCCGCAACGGCGTGAAGGCCGTCTCCGAGGGCGCCAACATGCCGACCACGCCCGAGGCCGTCCACCTGCTCCAGCGGGCCGGCGTCGCGTTCGGCCCCGGCAAGGCGGCCAACGCGGGCGGTGTCGCGGTCAGCGCCCTGGAGATGGCGCAGAACCACGCCCGTACGTCGTGGACGGCCGAGCGCGTCGAGGACGAGCTCGCGGGCATCATGAACGACATCCACGCCACCTGCCACGAGACCGCCGAGTGCTACGGCGCCCCCGGCGACTACGTGACCGGCGCGAACATCGCCGGGTTCGAGCGGGTGGCCGACGCGATGCTGGCCCAGGGCGTCATCTGA
- a CDS encoding menaquinone biosynthetic enzyme MqnA/MqnD family protein: MDNSPETQHETQHENLAAARRTRPRVGHIQFLNCMPLYWGLARTGSLLDFELTKDTPEKLSERLVDGRLDIGPITLVEFLKAADDLVAFPDLAVGCDGPVMSCVIVSQVPLDELDGRRVALGSTSRTSVRLAQLLLEEKIGVRPEYYTCPPDLGLMMQDAEAAVLIGDAALRANLHDAPRLGLQVHDLGAMWKEWTGLPFVFAVWAARKEYVAREPEITRQVHEAFLSSRDLSLVEVAKVAEQAARWEVFGEAVLEEYFTTLDFRFGAAQLEGVTEFARRVGPTTGFPADVKVELLPR, translated from the coding sequence GTGGACAATTCTCCCGAGACTCAGCATGAGACCCAGCACGAGAACCTCGCGGCCGCGCGGCGCACCCGTCCGCGCGTCGGCCACATCCAGTTCTTGAACTGCATGCCCCTGTACTGGGGCCTCGCCCGCACGGGCTCCCTGCTCGACTTCGAGCTGACGAAGGACACCCCCGAGAAGCTCAGCGAGCGGCTGGTCGACGGGCGGCTCGACATCGGGCCCATCACCCTGGTCGAGTTCCTCAAGGCCGCGGACGACCTCGTCGCCTTCCCCGACCTGGCGGTCGGCTGCGACGGCCCCGTCATGTCCTGCGTCATCGTGTCGCAGGTGCCGCTCGACGAGTTGGACGGCCGGCGTGTCGCGCTCGGCTCCACCTCCCGCACCTCCGTGCGGCTCGCGCAGCTGCTGCTCGAGGAGAAGATCGGGGTCCGGCCCGAGTACTACACCTGCCCGCCCGACCTCGGCCTGATGATGCAGGACGCGGAGGCGGCCGTGCTCATCGGCGACGCCGCGCTGCGCGCCAACCTGCACGACGCGCCGCGGCTCGGCCTCCAGGTCCACGACCTCGGCGCGATGTGGAAGGAGTGGACGGGGCTGCCGTTCGTCTTCGCCGTGTGGGCCGCGCGCAAGGAGTACGTGGCACGGGAGCCGGAGATCACCCGGCAGGTGCACGAGGCGTTCCTGTCCTCGCGGGACCTGTCGCTGGTGGAGGTCGCCAAGGTCGCCGAGCAGGCGGCGCGCTGGGAGGTCTTCGGGGAGGCCGTTCTGGAGGAGTACTTCACGACGCTCGACTTCCGGTTCGGGGCGGCTCAGCTGGAAGGCGTCACGGAGTTCGCGCGCCGGGTCGGACCGACCACGGGATTTCCCGCGGACGTGAAGGTGGAACTGCTTCCGCGGTGA
- a CDS encoding cold-shock protein: MATGTVKWFNAEKGFGFIAQEGGGPDVFVHYSAINASGFRSLEENQAVSFDVTQGPKGPQAENVTPV, encoded by the coding sequence ATGGCTACCGGAACCGTGAAGTGGTTCAACGCTGAAAAGGGCTTTGGCTTCATCGCCCAGGAAGGCGGCGGCCCGGACGTCTTCGTCCACTACTCCGCGATCAACGCAAGCGGCTTCCGCTCCCTCGAGGAGAACCAGGCCGTGAGCTTCGACGTCACGCAGGGCCCCAAGGGCCCGCAGGCGGAGAACGTCACCCCCGTCTGA
- a CDS encoding helix-turn-helix domain-containing protein has product MTDTDAHPPKSPLPLDRIAAALRRERTRTGISLSELAKRAGIAKSTLSQLESAAGKPTLETLWALAVALDVPPSLLLDPPRPTVQVVRAGQGVTVPSEHADYAATLLSACPPGARRDLYWLHVEPGAARDSDPHNPGTVEHLVVATGRVLAGPQDDPVELGPGDCITYPGDLPHTCRALEPGTTCVLLMQFT; this is encoded by the coding sequence ATGACCGACACCGACGCGCACCCGCCCAAGAGCCCGCTGCCCCTCGACCGCATCGCCGCCGCCCTGCGCCGGGAACGCACCCGTACCGGGATCTCGCTGAGCGAGCTGGCCAAGCGGGCCGGGATCGCCAAGTCGACCCTGTCCCAGCTGGAGTCCGCGGCCGGCAAGCCCACGCTGGAGACGCTGTGGGCCCTGGCCGTCGCCCTCGACGTGCCGCCGAGCCTGCTCCTGGACCCGCCCCGCCCGACCGTCCAGGTCGTCCGGGCCGGCCAGGGCGTCACCGTCCCCTCCGAGCACGCGGACTACGCGGCGACCCTGCTCTCCGCCTGCCCGCCCGGCGCCCGCCGCGACCTGTACTGGCTGCACGTCGAGCCCGGCGCGGCCCGCGACTCCGACCCGCACAACCCGGGCACGGTCGAGCACCTCGTCGTCGCCACCGGTCGTGTCCTGGCCGGACCGCAGGACGACCCCGTCGAACTGGGCCCCGGCGACTGCATCACGTACCCCGGCGACCTCCCGCACACCTGCCGGGCCCTGGAGCCGGGCACCACGTGCGTACTGCTGATGCAGTTCACCTGA
- a CDS encoding AzlC family ABC transporter permease, whose amino-acid sequence MRTAQRTLGPAGRTPRDRKTCSDPDPDPAKTPALATDPRLLRDVALVCLADGVVGLSFGAVAVASGLPVWLPVLMSLLVFAGSAQFSAVGVFAAGGGPVAAAATGLLLNTRTAAFSLAVADALGRSWPARLVGAHLVTDETAAFVLARTDPAARRRAFWISGLGLFAAWNVSVLAGALAGSALGDTDRFGLDAAFPAVLLALVLPALRDSRGVRRAAAAGGAVAVLATPFLPAGVPVLLALTGLLLARRPA is encoded by the coding sequence ATGCGTACGGCACAGCGAACACTCGGCCCGGCAGGCCGAACACCCAGGGATCGGAAGACCTGCTCCGACCCCGACCCGGACCCCGCCAAGACCCCCGCCCTCGCCACCGACCCTCGCCTGCTCCGCGATGTCGCCCTGGTCTGTCTGGCCGACGGCGTCGTGGGGCTGTCGTTCGGGGCGGTCGCGGTCGCGAGCGGGCTTCCGGTGTGGCTGCCGGTGCTGATGTCGCTGCTGGTGTTCGCGGGCTCGGCGCAGTTCAGTGCCGTCGGGGTGTTCGCCGCCGGGGGCGGTCCGGTGGCCGCCGCCGCGACGGGGCTGCTGCTCAACACCCGTACCGCCGCCTTCAGTCTGGCCGTCGCCGACGCGCTCGGCCGGTCCTGGCCCGCGCGGCTGGTCGGCGCGCACCTGGTCACCGACGAGACCGCCGCGTTCGTGCTGGCCCGCACCGATCCGGCGGCCCGCCGCCGCGCCTTCTGGATATCGGGGCTGGGCCTGTTCGCGGCCTGGAACGTGAGCGTCCTCGCGGGTGCGCTCGCCGGGTCGGCGCTCGGCGACACGGACCGCTTCGGGCTCGACGCGGCGTTCCCCGCCGTGCTGCTCGCCCTGGTCCTGCCCGCGCTGCGGGACAGTCGGGGCGTGCGGCGGGCCGCCGCGGCCGGGGGCGCCGTCGCGGTCCTCGCCACACCGTTCCTGCCCGCCGGAGTGCCCGTGCTCCTCGCCCTCACCGGCCTGCTGCTCGCCCGGAGGCCCGCATGA
- a CDS encoding AzlD domain-containing protein: MNPQLVAVLALAAGTYAFRLAGPALHGRVELPARVQELLTTAATVLLVALLATGALMAGHEFAGWARPAGVLAGGVLAWRRAPFALVVVGAAAVTALLRLAGLP, from the coding sequence ATGAACCCGCAGCTCGTCGCCGTGCTGGCCCTCGCGGCCGGCACCTACGCCTTCCGCCTGGCCGGCCCCGCGCTGCACGGCCGCGTGGAACTGCCCGCCCGGGTCCAGGAGTTGCTGACGACCGCCGCGACCGTGCTGCTCGTCGCGCTGCTGGCGACGGGGGCGCTCATGGCGGGCCACGAGTTCGCCGGGTGGGCGCGTCCCGCCGGGGTGCTGGCCGGGGGTGTGCTCGCGTGGCGGCGGGCGCCGTTCGCGCTGGTGGTCGTGGGCGCGGCGGCGGTCACCGCGCTGCTGCGGCTGGCCGGGCTTCCGTGA
- a CDS encoding MFS transporter, with product MSKRSPVRGLAAAQLANSLGDGAYYVTSALYFTGVVGLSPTRIGLALTVAWAIGAVAGVPLGALADRRGPRGVSVGLALATAAAVLSFLVIRSYPAFLLAAVAYAVAQCGLAAARQALLAGLVGPGERTAVLARLQSVLNAGLAVGAGIGGLALQHDTTGGYLAVFAFDGAGFVICAALLAGLPKAAPVAVPEVREARFAVMRDRPYAVVTLLNAVLLLRMPLLSLAVPLWIVSRTDAPGWLVSALFVLNTLGVTAFQVRAARGIDGAGAATRGLRRAGAMLALSCVVFAVSAQDRLGVWGASAVLVLASVFLLVGEMGQSAGSWQLAFSLAPAHQVGQYQGFFGTGVPLARTVGPLVLTALLVTWGVPGWLLLGAVFLAAGAAFGPATRWARRTRGLTEARPAAAAR from the coding sequence ATGTCGAAGCGCTCCCCGGTACGGGGTCTCGCCGCCGCCCAGTTGGCCAACTCGCTCGGGGACGGGGCCTATTACGTCACCTCCGCCCTCTACTTCACCGGTGTCGTCGGACTGTCGCCCACCCGGATCGGGCTCGCCCTGACCGTGGCGTGGGCGATCGGCGCCGTGGCCGGGGTGCCGCTGGGCGCGCTCGCCGACCGGCGCGGCCCGCGCGGGGTGTCCGTGGGGCTCGCGCTCGCCACGGCGGCGGCTGTGCTGTCCTTCCTGGTGATCCGCTCGTACCCGGCGTTCCTGCTGGCCGCCGTCGCGTACGCGGTCGCGCAGTGCGGGCTCGCCGCGGCGCGGCAGGCGCTGCTCGCGGGGCTGGTCGGGCCCGGCGAGCGGACGGCGGTGCTGGCCCGGCTGCAGTCGGTCCTCAACGCGGGCCTCGCGGTGGGGGCGGGGATCGGTGGGCTCGCCCTGCAGCACGACACGACCGGCGGCTATCTGGCGGTGTTCGCGTTCGACGGCGCCGGGTTCGTGATCTGCGCGGCGCTGCTCGCGGGGCTGCCGAAGGCCGCGCCGGTCGCGGTGCCCGAGGTGCGGGAGGCCCGGTTCGCGGTGATGCGGGACCGCCCCTACGCCGTCGTGACGCTGCTCAACGCCGTGCTGCTGCTGAGGATGCCGCTGCTCTCGCTGGCCGTTCCGCTGTGGATCGTGTCCCGCACGGACGCGCCCGGCTGGCTGGTCTCTGCGCTGTTCGTGCTCAACACCCTGGGCGTGACGGCGTTCCAGGTGCGGGCCGCGCGCGGGATCGACGGGGCCGGGGCGGCGACGCGCGGGCTGCGCCGGGCCGGGGCGATGCTCGCCCTGTCGTGCGTGGTGTTCGCGGTCTCGGCGCAGGACCGGCTCGGGGTGTGGGGCGCGAGCGCCGTGCTCGTGCTGGCCTCGGTGTTCCTGCTGGTCGGCGAGATGGGACAGTCGGCCGGCTCCTGGCAGCTGGCGTTCAGCCTGGCGCCCGCGCACCAAGTCGGCCAGTACCAGGGCTTCTTCGGCACCGGCGTCCCGCTCGCCCGTACGGTCGGGCCTCTCGTCCTGACCGCGCTCCTGGTGACGTGGGGCGTGCCGGGCTGGCTGCTGCTCGGCGCCGTGTTCCTGGCGGCGGGCGCGGCGTTCGGCCCGGCGACCCGCTGGGCTCGGCGCACGCGCGGCCTCACGGAAGCCCGGCCAGCCGCAGCAGCGCGGTGA